The following are encoded in a window of Podospora pseudoanserina strain CBS 124.78 chromosome 6, whole genome shotgun sequence genomic DNA:
- a CDS encoding hypothetical protein (COG:L; EggNog:ENOG503NZ04), with the protein MGIKGIYKEIGPGERISMTKLALTTLEKAENPRPFRLAIDISIWQFQNQAARGGSNPAIRTLFFRLVRLLSLAIQPLFVFDGPNKPAFKRNKRAGGPRGAGHMVATSMAKRMIKLFGFAIHDAPGEAEAECAFLQREGVVDAVLSEDVDTIMFGCGKTLRSWTAEGKGNVPTHITLYDAEEIAKGESGLDREGMVLVALMSGGDYLPEGVPGCGIKVACEAARAGFGKQLCGIKKADWKEGVQAWRERLRHEWDTNESGYFRTKHKGLAIPEDFPDLEILRYYTHPVVSTHATVDKLKTNFPNKMTSPVDVIGLREFVGETFDWQYRGGAVNLVRKLAHGLLVQSLLQRSSEGKDYGDDTDLMAEEEGALITGIKSRRAHHSTDETPEVRVCFVPNDIVKLDLANEPIEEVEEHGRSGLALNSDDEFGEEDGEEEEGLKKTAKKSYDPEGPDLAWIPETLLKLGVPLTVEVWKTKKRKKTTKPATKKPATKKPATKKPAKAKGGMQPGALEKFFTVSKPVTVAVEKAVPATNDPIPSTQAAPPQSTMPPAAAPKPLGRQPRKAPTKKQPAKPAAEVNPWTLSGSQASPAITRTLSSSQSRPQPPSSSNCEPILISSSPVALSSPHTSPIQTTPIRPKRQSPDLSRSPIRPQMSDVVATPPTISATRPFKRSKSGTGTAIPIKVSSAQNQPKSKQQAPPAQKSIKSFGRTTKNTTAAVTNSKPAYSIPIEFLSSDEDSHDDDDSDDDELPSLSKLNAPKSSLPAPPQSPSGGKAGLRQSTAPPRIPSHTRDAYGDVLMSSPKPRSRPPALSRTASLPAPSLVVASTTTVKTGNFLGRGSYSRGGKRTTCSFDADNLFEESDDEGIGGVGVGGRIVKEEEEEVECVDLTGDD; encoded by the exons ATGGGTATCAAAGG AATATACAAAGAAATCGGCCCCGGCGAGCGCATCTCCATGACCAAGCTCGCCTTGACGACTCTCGAGAAAGCCGAAAACCCACGTCCGTTCCGACTCGCAATCGATATTTCTATATGGCAGTTCCAGAACCAAGCTGCCCGCGGCGgctccaaccccgccattcGAACGCTATTCTTCCGACTTGTTCGGCTCCTATCTCTAGCGATTCAACCGCTCTTTGTGTTTGATGGTCCGAACAAACCAGCGTTTAAGCGCAACAAACGCGCTGGCGGCCCCCGAGGCGCAGGACACATGGTAGCCACCTCCATGGCGAAAAGGATGATCAAACTCTTTGGGTTTGCCATACACGATGCGCCAGGCGAAGCCGAGGCTGAATGCGCCTTCCTCCAGcgagagggagtggtggatgCCGTGCTGAGTGAAGATGTCGACACCATCATGTTTGGCTGCGGAAAGACACTTCGAAGTTGGACTgcggaagggaaggggaacGTACCGACACACATCACACTTTACGACGCGGAGGAAATTGCCAAGGGCGAGAGTGGACTGGATCGGGAGGGTATGGTTCTGGTTGCGCTGATGAGTGGCGGGGACTATCTTCCTGAAGGTGTGCCAGGATGCGGCATAAAAGTCGCCTGTGAGGCAGCCAGAGCTGGATTTGGCAAACAGTTATGCGGCATCAAGAAGGCAGactggaaggagggggttcaAGCGTGGCGAGAAAGGTTACGCCATGAATGGGACACCAACGAGAGCGGATATTTTCGCACAAAACATAAAGGACTGGCGATTCCCGAGGACTTTCCGGATTTGGAGATTCTTAGGTATTATACCCATCCGGTAGTCTCGACGCACGCCACGGTCGACAAACTGAAGACGAATTTCCCTAATAAGATGACGTCTCCAGTTGATGTTATTGGTCTCAGGGAGTTTGTGGGTGAGACGTTCGACTGGCAGTATCGAGGAGGGGCTGTGAATCTGGTTCGCAAACTCGCACATGGGCTGTTGGTCCAATCTCTTCTGCAGCGATCGTCAGAAGGCAAGGATTATGGCGATGATACTGATCTtatggcggaggaggaaggcgcaCTGATCACGGGCATCAAGTCCAGGCGTGCTCACCATAGCACGGATGAGACGCCAGAGGTGAGAGTCTGTTTTGTGCCAAATGATATCGTCAAGCTCGATCTTGCGAATGAGCCAAtagaggaggttgaggagcaCGGGCGAAGTGGGTTAGCGCTGAACAGCGATGACGAgtttggcgaggaagatggggaagaggaggaagggctTAAGAAGACGGCGAAAAAGTCATACGACCCCGAAGGCCCAGATTTGGCATGGATCCCCGAAACGCTATTGAAACTCGGCGTCCCTTTGACTGTCGAGGTCtggaagacgaagaagcgAAAGAAGACCACGAAGCCGGCCACGAAGAAGCCGGCCACGAAGAAGCCGGCCACGAAGAAGCCGGCTAAAGCAAAGGGTGGCATGCAACCCGGGGCGCTCGAGAAGTTCTTCACCGTTAGCAAGCCAGTTACCGTTGCCGTTGAAAAGGCTGTGCCCGCTACTAATGACCCCATTCCCTCGACCCAAGCGGCGCCGCCTCAGTCAACGatgccaccagcagcagccccaaAGCCCCTAGGCAGACAACCCAGAAAAGCACCCACCAAAAAACAACCAGCCAAGCCAGCAGCCGAGGTCAACCCCTGGACGTTGTCAGGTTCTCAAGCCAGCCCTGCGATCACCAGAACTTTAAGCTCCTCACAATCAAGGCCCCAACCACCGTCGTCTTCCAATTGCGAACCAATTCTCATTTCATCTTCACCTGTGGCGCTCTCGTCCCCTCATACTTCACCAATCCAAACAACACCCATCCGGCCAAAGCGACAATCTCCAGACCTGTCCCGGTCCCCTATTCGACCTCAAATGTCAGACGTTGTCGCAACACCGCCAACCATCAGCGCAACAAGGCCATTTAAGAGATCAAAAAGCGGCACAGGGACAGCTATACCGATTAAAGTCTCCTCGGCACAGAACCAACCTAAGTCCAAACAGCAAGCGCCGCCAGCCCAAAAGTCCATCAAAAGCTTTGGGAGaaccaccaaaaacaccaccgcTGCTGTCACAAACAGCAAACCAGCCTATTCAATTCCTATTGAATTTTTATCATCGGATGAGGATAGccacgatgacgacgactctgacgatgatgagctcCCGTCACTCTCCAAACTCAACGCACCCAAGTCATCGctaccagcaccaccacagtcGCCGTCGGGAGGGAAGGCTGGGTTGAGACAATCTACCGCTCCACCGAGGATACCGTCTCATACAAGGGATGCGTACGGTGATGTTTTGATGTCTTCTCCGAAACCGCGCTCCAGGCCGCCGGCGCTGTCGAGAACGGCGTCGCTTCCTGCTCCGTCGCTTGTGGTGGCGAGTACTACTACTGTGAAGACGGGGAACTTTCTCGGGAGGGGTAGTTACAGTCGTGGTGGTAAGCGAACGACTTGTAGCTTTGATGCTGATAACTTGTTtgaggagagtgatgatgaggggattgggggggttggggttggggggaggatagtgaaggaggaggaggaggaggttgagtgTGTTGATTTGACGGGGGATGATTAG
- a CDS encoding hypothetical protein (EggNog:ENOG503NY4B; COG:Z): MSGLGSGSGAGTTPLPHRSVANIRSPHTSGNTNPSTPSSSSRPVPSSSFGSPSSLRADEDILILELGSRKLQIGFAGDACPRGTVWFTPSQLRRVGDFRDWSSESKTNVDWKTKKVTGEKWWTRDHELWEYDVREVDLGLIGDKVERALREALTKYMLIDSRPRRMACVLPSSLPLPMLSAVLDSLFTRFQPPTISLFSSPVALTVGAGVRSALIVDLGWRETVVTSVYEFREVNTKRSVRGGRLLVEQTHKLLARHLPENQKKKEGTTSEDTQDYDLSFEECNDIATRMVWCKPHLSSPKAHKSKEGLPTLHEQDESDSTEAEFPTEASKTARIPLQSCRSPTTIELPWAALAEPSENAFFDSQYSESSFDDHELPLPLLVYRSLLQLPLDVRALCMSRIIFTGGCASVLGLRGRIFGEVSKLIEERGWDGVQGKGADQMRANPKLQGKRGSRPAVSGPTSVTSPPEAVGGQEQDGVWHDAANTAHEACPVEEQLARGQDKRPRVQGKMRAIESVGAWSGASLIAHLKAAPIATIEREAWLQYGAAGASKPSEVDQKSARQSFGPGGLIRGSAANNSWTLGVWGVN, encoded by the exons ATGTCTGGCCTGGGTTCCGGCTCTGGAGCGGGAACAacacctctcccccaccgctCAGTCGCCAACATCCGCTCCCCACACACCAGCGGCAACACCAAtccgtcaaccccctcttccagcAGCCGTCCTGTTCCATCCTCCAGCTTTGGTTCCCCGTCCAGTTTGAGAGCAGATGAAGATATCCTCATTCTCGAGCTTGGCTCCCGCAAACTGCAAATAGGGTTCGCCGGGGATGCCTGTCCGAGGGGCACGGTCTGGTTTACCCCATCACAGCTCCGCCGGGTGGGAGACTTCCGGGACTGGTCCTCCGAGTCCAAAACCAATGTGGACTGGAAGACGAAAAAAGTGACGGGCGAGAAGTGGTGGACCAGGGATCACGAGCTTTGGGAGTATGATGTGCGGGAGGTTGATCTAGGTCTCATTGGAGACAAGGTAGAGAGGGCGCTCAGAGAAGCTCTTACAAA ATACATGCTGATCGATTCTCGGCCACGGAGAATGGCGTGCGTGCTGCCCTCtagccttcctcttcccatGTTATCGGCAGTACTAGACAGCCTCTTTACACGGTTTCAGCCGCCCACCATATCGCTGTTTTCGTCCCCCGTTGCACTGACAGTCGGTGCTGGGGTTCGTTCTGCTCTGATTGTTGATCTCGGTTGGAGGGAGACAGTTGTTACCAGTGTTTACGAGTTTCGCGAAGTCAACACCAAGCGTAGTGTTCGTGGGGGGAGATTGCTTGTGGAACAGACACACAAACTTCTCGCCAGACACCTCCCCGAAAatcagaaaaagaaggagggcaCAACCTCCGAAGATACCCAAGATTACGACCTGAGTTTTGAGGAATGCAACGACATTGCTACTCGTATGGTTTGGTGCAAGCCACATTTATCTTCTCCCAAAGCTCACAAATCAAAGGAAGGTCTGCCCACCCTCCACGAACAAGATGAATCAGACTCTACGGAAGCCGAGTTCCCAACTGAGGCCTCAAAGACGGCCAGAATTCCACTGCAATCATGTCGATCACCGACCACGATAGAGCTTCCCTGGGCAGCCCTTGCAGAACCCAGCGAGAATGCCTTCTTTGACTCCCAGTACTCAGAGAGCAGCTTCGACGATCATGAGCTACCTTTGCCTCTGCTTGTCTACCGCAGTCTTCTGCAGCTACCCCTGGATGTTCGGGCACTTTGCATGTCTCGTATCATTTTCACGGGTGGCTGTGCTAGCGTTTTGGGACTACGTGGCCGTATTTTTGGCGAAGTTTCCAAGCTGATAGAGGAGAGAGGATGGGACGGTGTCCAAGGAAAGGGAGCAGACCAGATGCGGGCTAATCCAAAGCTGCAGGGCAAAAGGGGCAGTCGGCCAGCAGTTAGTGGTCCTACTAGTGTCACCAGCCCGCCGGAAGCCGTCGGTGGTCAAGAGCAGGATGGGGTCTGGCACGATGCAGCCAATACTGCCCACGAAGCCTGTCCTGTCGAAGAGCAACTCGCGCGAGGGCAGGATAAGAGACCAAGGGTGCAGGGGAAGATGAGGGCCATTGAGTCTGTCGGGGCGTGGAGCGGAGCAAGCCTGATAGCGCACCTTAAGGCGGCGCCTATCGCTACTATTGAACGCGAGGCTTGGTTGCAGTATGGTGCCGCAGGAGCGAGCAAGCCCAGCGAGGTTGATCAGAAGTCAGCCAGACAGAGCTTTGGGCCAGGCGGCCTTATCAGGGGGTCTGCTGCTAATAACTCCTGGACattgggggtttggggtgtgAATTAG
- a CDS encoding hypothetical protein (EggNog:ENOG503P4AR), which yields MLPVFLVSQLENQKLTEEGSPFVLVTTLVAFVSLHLETRHSVSGHPILFHWTSEDNRRSYSLFAVLNIDMPAHRYTIDELMAIRGVPVPVPARMSALANNPELADVVRESGSESSSGYKPTTGKNRDDSSTASDELLFKGNISRRALRDATRGSARGSGHESNFFPMREPLRQTVPQPALPVQSARENARTATPLGAPMTAPDSASTVARETAHDQQRPTEWRIHGRSDSDANIPEPIPAPAGDIAQRSEGFKRFYKAVVSPTHVRVTAGGRIVPNTRGPPSPTNKRATDHAATIENMGLSDKNAQGKLPTNQLPMGQPIPIVPQFLPGYPPGFQPMQPPMSFVPMAFSSHMPQGFQFAQPPVPPAAMAPAASGSASTSKDNADLKAFDSQSASHLLGDKQDKPKISPPEWFDYTKPYFYNGQIIYPVGNMSTSLASPMGGPMMPMQMVSVPQGAPSQLQAPMMHPALPHGGSQMMAGSSFSPPSHGPHQIHGGAHPIIPANLNFAAPNMAPPPSSIRRSEITRKQIAGFKHALKYHEDQLQYNRHQIDEREMEMKAQQYRDHIAHFEAVLKQQLEAEAETLDHKKPEVGRNDLAQQKAEGSVSGDTGVQQSQHESEDAVRRRAASGRQGININIGDGGNAVFQRPIAANRSYGEPSRQTGIPSEAVLAPAFEPGGRTLHEIANESNERLKSEGVWKYGPGIQNIPSRGVSRPFNPSLSHQSDRAEGSSSSASVSGQGGSAEAFGTSRSAKGKGVDRGGGSSGYSRSSFGVPYLLGTLPKGFDPRKATDHDYIYTRPLNEDEVRARYLYWGKAPKSAMRGLPKYDGKHFYPPSPIQEPSSPVTAHRNPTARSDAEHAYRQTKSDQDPFRPMTPVHDSISKPAGASEDGYAMGRLTRNVSFETQVDSSGLEDVPVGDSIDVPETGTILRNRENSADAGSIGSTDRRSERSGYGPVPGPSSSYGSLPDPYAHFFSSPQYRVYGHTDTMMQRETLADRFEEGSDDQRGFIHYGTGSSASSLFGSRSGFPKPFDY from the exons ATGTTGCCCGTATTCTTGGTTTCCCAGTTGGAAAACCAAAAACTGACCGAGGAAGGCAgcccttttgttttggtcACGACTCTGGTCGCCTTTGTCAGTTTGCATCTCGAGACACGACATTCAGTCAGCGGACACCCAATTCTGTTCCATTGGACATCAGAAGACAACCGTCGCTCGTACTCGCTTTTCGCAGTCCTCAACATCGACATGCCGGCTCACAGGTACACGATCGACGAGCTTATGGCCATCCGAGGCGtcccggtgccggtgccTGCTCGCATGTCGGCTCTGGCCAACAATCCCGAGCTTG CCGACGTGGTCCGCGAGTCTGGAAGCGAGTCATCGTCAGGCTACAAGCCTACGACTGGCAAGAATCGGGACGACTCATCCACCGCCTCTGATGAGCTCCTTTTCAAAGGCAACATCAGTCGCCGAGCATTGCGCGATGCTACTCGTGGCTCAGCTCGAGGATCGGGCCATGAGTCCAACTTTTTCCCCATGAGAGAGCCTCTCCGCCAGACAGTGCCCCAGCCTGCACTTCCTGTACAGTCTGCTCGTGAGAACGCCCGAACTGCCACTCCCTTGGGAGCTCCCATGACTGCCCCCGATTCTGCCTCCACAGTTGCTCGGGAAACAGCCCACGACCAGCAGCGCCCAACTGAGTGGAGAATCCACGGTCGAAGTGACTCGGATGCCAACATCCCCGAGCCTATTCCGGCACCTGCTGGTGACATTGCCCAGAGGAGCGAGGGTTTCAAGCGCTTCTACAAGGCTGTCGTGTCTCCCACCCACGTTCGTGTTACAGCTGGTGGCCGTATCGTCCCCAATACTCGAGGGCCGCCCTCTCCGACAAACAAGCGAGCGACTGATCACGCCGCCACCATCGAAAACATGGGCTTGAGCGACAAGAACGCCCAAGGGAAATTGCCGACTAACCAGCTTCCCATGGGGCAGCCGATTCCTATCGTGCCGCAGTTTCTCCCTGGCTATCCTCCTGGCTTTCAGCCGATGCAACCTCCCATGTCCTTTGTCCCGATGGCATTCAGTTCGCACATGCCCCAAGGCTTTCAATTCGCTCAACCCCCGGTCCCGCCGGCTGCTATGGCTCCTGCAGCCTCAGGAAGCGCCTCGACTTCCAAGGACAATGCCGACCTCAAGGCCTTCGATTCCCAGAGCGCCAGTCACCTACTGGGCGACAAGCAGGACAAGCCAAAGATATCGCCTCCAGAGTGGTTTGACTACACAAAGCCCTACTTCTACAACGGTCAGATCATCTACCCCGTTGGGAACATGTCTACATCGCTTGCCAGCCCCATGGGTGGTCCCATGATGCCTATGCAGATGGTCAGCGTTCCTCAAGGCGCTCCATCTCAGCTGCAGGCCCCCATGATGCATCCTGCCTTGCCCCATGGGGGAAGCCAGATGATGGCCGGATCTTCGTTTTCACCGCCCAGCCACGGCCCGCATCAAATCCACGGAGGCGCTCATCCCATCATACCAGCCAACTTGAACTTTGCGGCGCCAAATAtggctcctcccccatcgtcGATTAGGCGCAGCGAGATTACGAGAAAGCAGATCGCCGGATTCAAGCACGCCCTCAAGTACCACGAGGATCAATTGCAGTATAATCGTCATCAGATCgatgagagggagatggagatgaaggccCAGCAGTACCGAGACCACATTGCTCACTTTGAGGCGGTTCTCAAGCAGCAGCTtgaggctgaggctgagACCCTGGACCACAAGAAGCCAGAAGTTGGCCGAAACGATCTTGCTCAGCAGAAAGCCGAGGGAAGCGTCTCTGGCGACACGGGAGTCCAGCAAAGCCAGCATGAGTCGGAAGACGCTGTTCGACGAAGGGCCGCAAGCGGCCGCCAGGGTATCAATATAAATatcggcgatggtggcaaTGCAGTCTTTCAGCGCCCCATTGCTGCGAACCGGTCCTATGGCGAACCTTCCAGACAGACAGGAATCCCCAGTGAAGCCGTCCTGGCTCCCGCTTTTGAACCCGGCGGCAGAACATTGCACGAGATCGCGAACGAGTCCAATGAGCGACTCAAGTCGGAAGGAGTTTGGAAATATGGCCCTGGTATTCAGAACATACCAAGCCGGGGTGTCAGCCGGCCTTTCAATCCGTCGCTGTCGCATCAGTCTGACCGCGCCGAGGGAAGCTCGAGTTCTGCCAGTGTTTCGGGACAGGGCGGCTCGGCAGAGGCTTTTGGTACCTCCAGATctgccaagggcaagggtgTTGACAGAGGCGGTGGGAGCAGTGGCTATTCCAGGTCGAGCTTTGGAGTGCCATATCTACTTGGGACTCTTCCCAAGGGTTTCGATCCCCGCAAGGCTACTGATCACGACTACATTTACACTCGCCCTCTgaacgaggatgaggttCGCGCCCGCTACCTGTATTGGGGAAAAGCACCCAAGTCTGCCATGAGAGGGCTTCCCAAGTATGACGGAAAGCACTTCtaccccccttctcccatcCAGGAACCCAGCAGCCCGGTCACGGCCCATCGCAACCCCACCGCCCGTTCCGATGCCGAGCACGCCTATCGGCAGACCAAGTCTGACCAAGATCCCTTTCGCCCCATGACTCCGGTTCATGATTCGATTTCCAAGCCAGCAGGGGCAAGCGAGGATGGATATGCCATGGGCAGGCTCACGCGCAACGTCTCTTTTGAGACTCAGGTCGACAGCAGTGGTCTTGAAGACGTGCCAGTGGGTGATTCTATTGATGTTCCAGAGACGGGGACAATCTTGCGGAACCGTGAGAATAGCGCGGATGCAGGCTCTATTGGGTCGACTGACCGGCGCTCGGAGAGATCTGGGTATGGCCCCGTCcccggcccctcctcctcatatGGCTCTCTGCCTGACCCATATGCCCATTTCTTTTCCAGTCCCCAATATCGCGTCTATGGACACACTGACACAATGATGCAGCGCGAGACTCTGGCAGACCGTTTTGAAGAAGGGTCCGACGATCAGCGCGGTTTCATCCACTACGGCACAGGCAGTTCTGCCTCTTCACTATTCGGGTCACGCAGCGGCTTCCCTAAGCCCTTCGATTACTAA